A genome region from Euphorbia lathyris chromosome 4, ddEupLath1.1, whole genome shotgun sequence includes the following:
- the LOC136227844 gene encoding 11S globulin seed storage protein Ana o 2.0101-like — MGFSSLISLSLCFLFLIHGGLVEAQRFPRPPYRQRQSRACQQKDQCQLDRLTAMEPSRRIHSEAGVTELWDQNDQQFRCAGVVAMRHVIQERGMLLPVYVNGPKLIYVVQGNGIEGATYPGCPETFEYSSESQSQAQFRQEGRQGEDDVHQKVRQIRKGDVIALPHGVAHWVYNNGRTPLVLVQIIDLNNQHNQLDQNLRTFFIAGNSEEDLSEREKAPQRESTRRSRGERRPSSRNVFAGIDEEMLAEAFNVNTDLARRLKGENDNRGIIVMVDGELEVLSPERSRQQEQWERERYANGIEETFCSARMKYNIDRPSVSDVFNPRAGRVTNVNSLNLPILRDLQLSIQKGVLYRNAVMAPHWNMNAHSIYYFTEGCGNVQIVDHNGNQVFDGQVKEGQILIAPINFVVIKEAREEGLEWVAFKTNENAKIHQLAGRISALRAMPEDVVANAYQISREDARRVMFNRQEITMFSPSKRSPFPRVE, encoded by the exons ATGGGGTTTTCTTCTTTGATCTCCCTGAGTCTCTGCTTTCTTTTTCTCATCCACGGCGGTCTTGTCGAAGCTCAGCGGTTTCCCCGGCCACCATATCGGCAAAGACAGTCACGGGCGTGTCAACAGAAGGATCAATGCCAACTTGATCGGTTAACTGCAATGGAGCCGTCAAGGAGGATCCACTCAGAAGCCGGTGTGACGGAGCTCTGGGATCAAAATGATCAGCAATTCCGGTGTGCCGGAGTTGTAGCTATGCGCCATGTTATTCAGGAGAGAGGAATGCTTTTGCCTGTTTATGTTAATGGCCCTAAGCTCATATACGTCGTTCAAG GAAACGGTATCGAAGGGGCAACATACCCTGGTTGTCCTGAGACATTCGAGTACTCCTCCGAATCACAATCTCAAGCACAATTTAGACAAGAAGGACGACAAGGCGAGGATGATGTACACCAAAAGGTTCGACAAATCCGAAAAGGTGATGTCATTGCTTTGCCCCATGGAGTGGCTCATTGGGTCTATAACAATGGTCGCACACCTCTTGTTCTTGTCCAAATTATAGATCTTAACAATCAACACAACCAACTTGATCAAAACCTTAGA ACATTCTTTATTGCGGGAAACTCCGAGGAGGATTTATCAGAGAGGGAAAAAGCACCTCAGAGGGAATCAACAAGGAGATCAAGAGGAGAAAGGAGACCATCGTCTCGCAATGTTTTCGCGGGTATAGACGAAGAAATGCTAGCAGAAGCATTCAATGTAAACACTGACTTGGCAAGAAGGTTGAAGGGAGAAAATGACAACAGAGGTATTATTGTGATGGTAGATGGAGAACTTGAGGTTTTGAGCCCCGAACGAAGCCGACAACAGGAACAATGGGAAAGAGAGAGATATGCTAATGGAATCGAAGAAACTTTTTGTTCGGCCAGGATGAAATACAACATTGACCGCCCTTCAGTTTCCGATGTCTTCAACCCACGAGCCGGAAGAGTCACCAATGTTAATAGCTTAAACCTCCCCATCCTCCGAGACCTTCAACTCAGCATCCAGAAAGGTGTTCTCTATAGG AATGCGGTGATGGCACCACATTGGAACATGAACGCACACAGCATATACTATTTCACAGAAGGATGTGGAAATGTGCAAATAGTTGACCACAATGGAAACCAAGTGTTCGACGGACAAGTCAAAGAGGGACAAATTCTAATTGCCCCAATAAATTTTGTAGTAATAAAGGAGGCAAGAGAAGAAGGGCTTGAATGGGTAGCCTTCAAGACTAACGAGAATGCCAAAATTCACCAATTAGCCGGCAGAATTTCAGCACTTAGGGCCATGCCTGAAGATGTTGTCGCAAATGCGTACCAGATTTCAAGGGAAGATGCGAGGAGAGTTATGTTCAATAGACAGGAAATTACAATGTTTAGTCCTTCGAAGAGGTCTCCTTTTCCGAGGGTTGAGTAA